DNA from Elaeis guineensis isolate ETL-2024a chromosome 2, EG11, whole genome shotgun sequence:
ATACATGCTCTGTTATGGGAGAGGTGTGGGGGGGACTTGGTGTAAGCGGTAATTTTGTTTTACTGTGGCCTGGTTCAAAACAGGAAATTAGCTTCTTCTTGCGCGGGGATTTGGCTCCCCATATCCTTCGGTAACCGGAGATGCCCCTCTTACATGCAATCTTGTCACCTCCCTGTTCCAACAATCTTCAAAAAATGCCACTGCCTCCCCGCACGTCATCAGACCGCTTTTCTCACTAACATTCTAGCTTATTATTTTCCATTATCATCTAAATCTAATCTTAAACGTTAACATTCTATCTTGCATTTTAATTGACGAAGAAACATGCAGAGCTCGGACCGTTCCTTCTTCGCCACCGCAAAATGTCCGACGGTGGCGCCGCCACCCTCGCCCTCCTCCAGTCCTGCGCCACCCTCCGAGACCTCCACCAAGTTCACGCCCAGATGATAAAAACCCAGCATGACCGCTCCTCCTTCCTCGCCGGCAAGCTCGTCGCTTTCTGCTCCCACCGCAACCTCATGGACTACGCCCTCTCCGTCTTCGCCCACACCCTCTCCCCAGGCCTTTTCGCCCGCAACTCCATTATCCATGGCTACCTCCAGGCCTCCTCCCCCCACCTCGCCCTCCTCTTCTTCGCCTCCCGCCCCGCTCTACCCCCCAACTCCCATACCTTCCCCCTGCTCTTCAAAGCCTGCGCCCAACTCCACAACCTCCTCCTTGGTAAAGCCCTCCATGGCCACCTTCTAAAGATCGGATTCCACTCCGACCTCCACGCTCATACCGCCCTTCTTTACCTCTACGCCTCCTGCGGCCAAGTCATATCCGCGCGCAAGCTGTTCGCTGTTAGTCCCCACGGAGACTGCATCGCTTGCTGGAATGCCATAATTTCGGGTCTCGTCAAGGGTGGCCGCTCGAAGGAGGCCTTAGAGCTATTTTACGAGCTGCTGGGAATGGAATGTCGTCACAGGGAGACTCCATTAGAGGCGGATGAGATTACAATCGTTAGTGCTCTGGCCGCTTGCACGGATCTCGGCGCGTTGGACTCGGCAAAATGGATACACGAGTATGCTCTGAAGAATGAAGTCCGGGTTAATGTGTGTGTTGGCACGGCGCTGGTTGATGCTTATGCGAAGTGCGGGAGCGTCGACCTTGCGAGGAGAGTGTTTGATGAGATGCCTGAACGGAATGTGATGTCTTGGACCGTGATGATTAGAGGACTTGCCATGTTTGGGCAGGGCAGGGAGGCTCTCGCATTGTTCTCCAAGATGGTTTCTGAGGGTGGAGCACCTGATGATGTTACATTTGTTGGTGCTCTGTCGGCTTGCACTCATTCAAGATTGGTTGATGAGGGCCGGCGTATCTTTGACAGCATGGGCAAGTGTTTCAATGTTTCGCCGAAGATGGAACACTATGGTTGCATGGTCGATTTGTTGAGCAGGGTGGGGTTGTTGAAGGAGGCATTGGATTTGATAGAGAGTATGCCAATGAAGCCTGATGCTGCACTCTGGGGCTCTCTATTAAGTGCTTGCAGGAGGAATCCAAGTCATTTGGAGCTTGCTGAATATGTGGCTGGCCGTTTGATGGAGATCGAACCTTATAATGATGCTACTTATGTCTTGCTATCAAACATTTATGGTTACCATAATAGATGGGAAGATGTTGGGAGAATTAGGACATGGATGAAAGCTAGAGGAATAAGCAAGACTCCAGGATGCAGCTCTGTTGAATTAGATGGCGTGGTTCATGAGTTTATTGTTGGGGATAAGTCACACCCTGACATTGAAGAGATACATGCAATGGTGGAAGAGATTGAAATGAAGGTTGTCGAGATGGGACATGTGGTGGATACTTCAGAGGTATTGCTAGACATTGAGGAGCATGAGAAAATGAATGCTTTGATGCTCACAGTGAGAAACTAGCTCTCGCATTTGGACTTATCAAGACCAATTATCCTGCACCCATTCGGATTGTGAAGAACCTTAGAGTTTGCAGTGATTGCCATTCAGTTATGAAGCTTGCTTCCAAGGCCTTCAGCAGGGAGATCATTCTAAGGGATAGGAATAGGTTTCACCGATTTGCTGAAGGATTCTGCACTTGTGCTGATTTCTGGTAGAATATTTATTTGTGTGTAATCATAATGGCATATGTAAGAAAGATCTGTATATCTTCATTTACAAAGGGAATGATGATCAATACCCTATAGGCATTTGGTCTTTGTTTACAGGGTGGTTGATGATTTTGGATTGGGAATTCGATGTTTTATTATGAGTCTGGATTCCATGGATGCTGTCACTGAAAGCAATAAATAACCAAGCTTTTGGACATTGACTAGCCTATTAATAAATCACAAAATTGTCATTTTAATTGAGCATCGTTGTTCTATCACTTCCATTTGCTTCCTATACTTCATCCCTACTGTAATGAACCGCAATTATCGTGCTAGAATAAAAGTTCATTCAAAGTCCTAAATAATGCTTATGGTTACAGGGATGGAGAGGCTGAGACTTAGGTCGATGCCTAGTCATAAAAGTCAAAAGGAGCCACTCTTTTATTTTGGTAAGAAAAGGTGCCACTCTTTGGTAGCCTTGCGGAAAGGGAAGTGGTGGCATGAAGAAATGAGTTCAGCATTCATATCCTACCTAGCATCCGATGATGTCCTGGCTTAGTTTAACTGCATATATTAATGGAAGAATGTATTAAACAAGACCAAAGCTACTGTTTATGTAACACCAATCTGATGAGTATCCCACTCCCCACCCCCGCCAACCCCCACCACAAAAAAATAAACCTGACGGTGCCCCTGTATGTTTGAGGTGCCTCGCAGTGCAAGTTCTAAAGCTATGGTGCGTCCCCGCAGGATAGATCACTGGAAGTTTATGAtctcaaatattttaaaatggttaacccaaaaaaaaaattattttgaagtgGTTACATAGATCACATGTTCAGTCCTTGTTTGGAAGAACAATGTCCTGCATCTTGTAGTTTGCTACTATACACCAACTGGTGAAATCAGTCttcctaaataaattaaattttaacaaGATTGCAAAATTAGCATCGCATATCAATACTTAAACAAGCTCTGATAACTTAGCCAGCAACATGAATCATGTTTGGATTAAACAACCTAGTAATCATCCCCATAGAGGGACTAATTTCTGTTGCAAAACACAGAATACAACAGATATAATTAAATCACAGAAAATTCACTATTTGTTGTTCGTGCCGTAAGCATTATCAGCTGAAGACGTATCCATGTCATTCAAACCCAACTCCTCATTCTGCTCCCAGCTCCTCTCGTACTCTTCAACTGAGATTAATGCCCATAATGTTAGATAACAGCCAAGTATACCTTCATTCAACTAGTAACTTTGACAGAACAGTAACTGCTGTCCTAAATCTATTATGTCTGTCAAAAATTCAAGTATAATGGGGCAACGGGAATGAATGTATGGAAATTCATATGGTAGGGAACCATATTAAAGAAAATTAAACCACTTCTAAGATAATTTAGTGGCTTCCATAAGGTCAGGTTCTACTTTGGGTGACTTGGGGCTCTAGGGTCGAAGATGATGCAGACAACAGTTTCAGCCCCCTGGATGGTTTCTGAGACCAGCTAAGCTGTGAGTCGCCCACCTTTGTTAATTCTTTCCCTTTAAATTAGTAACAGAGATCAACATacccacaattttttttttttttttttgaaaaaaaacttACGGAAGAGTTGCTTGTCATCTTCTATGGAGTCTGTTGTGGGAGAAACAAAGGAACTCGCCAACGCATCATCAATAATCAAAGTCCAAGGTTCTTCCAAACTTAGAAGCTGCATAAAGTGAGACAACAAATATGAAACTTCATAAGAAGATGAAAGTGCATCTTGTTTTCTTCAAAAGAAGTAGGTTCACCAAGTCACAACCAATACAACAATGAACAATTTACAACGCCATTCTCCATTCACATGACAAAAATTGTACAAAGATTCATGGTTGTTAGAATTTCAAATGCGGCAGATGAGGGAAACTTTCTATAAATGGTAGGATACTTTAAAGGGTTGAAAATGTGCAAGGCATTTGTATAAGTATTTTGTAGGTTTTGTGAACGGCAATTTACGGTACCTTAATTTGATGATTATTTCAGATTGCATTGCTTATTATTTTCTTCTAAAACTCACATTTGCATATGATTTAGATCTTCTTATGTGATCTAACCAAAGAGATCTCATATATATTACCATTAAAGCATATATTTATTCGCTTGACATTATTAGTCCCTGAGTGAGGACAGCAACAACACGaataatatattttcaatgaGATCCTGTACAATCATTTATTACTTTGCTCATGAATCCTAAATTTTGGCAGCTCAACCATTTGACGCTGCTGTATTCAACCCAACAATAAAGAGTGCTGTGCACGTTGAGGCATTTTGCAAACTCGTGTACAGACCACTGCTATGTGCAGACTTTGCTCAGAGCTTCCTGGAAGTATTTTACAAGCTTCTTGGTTTTAAGCAAACCAAAGTTGGCCAGTGTTTTAGAATTTTCCTCAAGAAATGTTTGGTGGAAATATATAGCTCAACATGCTATCATCTTGTCAAGCTATATCGTACACAGAGTTCATAGGTCTTGCAAGAAAAGTAATAACAATATAATTACACCAGTATTTTTGCCATTGGATTACAGTACCAGGGGTTATAGCATACCTTACTTAGCCTTGACTtaaaatcttgaaactttttccttTTCCACTCCTCTGTGCTATCGCCCAAGGTAAACCCATGTACTCTCTCAAGACCTGCAAGCAACACTTGAATCATTTATCAACCTCTACAATAACTTGAAGAGACCGTGTTATGTGACAAAGTAACAGAACACATCCAAACAATTCATCAAGAACACCATTAAAAGATAATATATAAATAGCACCCAAtattattaagatgaaattttcaACATAAGAGTTATAATAACACCATATTGACGAAATCTACGAAGGCACTAAATGAGAAATAAAGAATTGTTATCAtttagggtgcgtttggttacactttttgatttttgatttttaaaaaatattttttattttttattatttttgctattgagtaaaagcaaaaaatatgtttgataactatgttgctataaagcaaaaagtaacATTTGGGGATggtaggtgaagagctcgacgagagagaagggaaaaaaaaaggtgaagagctcgacgagagagaaggattcgagctctttactttttggtttggcgttttagatttagggaagcaaaaaaaacagaaaagcaagttttggaaagcaaaaaatttttgctttgcatataaagtaattattttgatttttttaatttttgctttttgcttttcatagtgttaccaaacattgctttttgatttttgctttttaaaaatcaaaaagcaaaaaaaaaatatttttttaattgctaaccaaatgcacccttagtGTTTCCAAAAGAAGATGTTTGTTAATCTGTTTACAACCAAAGAATAATGTGCTTTCGAAGGAGAGCTGCAAGACAAAGCTTACTTTCACTAATTTTCGTAATCAAACCTTCAACAGTTGTAACAATTCCACCTAATGTGCCACTTGCAAGCTCCAACTCAAGTTCAGGAACCTTTACACTTGCAGTATCTGACTGGAAAAGAACAGTGCAAATGCTGATTAGGAGATAAATTTAAATTTGCTAGACAAATGGAAGATATCGATGCATTTGAATTAACTGACAacattttcagaaaaaaaaaattgatgtttaAACCAAAAAGGAAACACTACTTCAAGTATGCATCTTGATGAATACTGAACATAAAAAATTTCCATTAAGTGTAAACTCATTATTTTCACTTTATAACTGTATAATTTGGTACAGTAACACCTGCAAATATAAGCTTAATCATTGCAAGGTGCAAGTAACTTGTAAACAGTATGAAAGTTCAAGCCAAATCCCAATCATGCTCATTATACTACTTCCAGTCGATCAACATGTGCAACAGAGTGAAATCTTATGTTGTCATTTCAAAGGATGGACCATGTCTCATGGATTCACAGCTTACACAGGCCTTGCTTTTTGCTAAAGCATTCTTCCTCGAACAGTTATTGCTTACTCTCATGATGGTTAACCTATCCTTCTGCTTGAATTAACTCTTGAAATCACCACTTCAATTGATACTAACTTACCTCCCCAAGGAACACCTTTTTCTCCTTACCAAGCCTGGACAACATGTATAGGATTAAGGATAGCAAGCAAGCAACAAAACATCAGGAAATCTACGCAGCTGGGATAAGCCCACTTTGTTTTATTGTCATATTAGAACCCCTTGTGGATGAGCTAAAGATGGCCATATGAAAGTGGATGTTTTCTTAAATCCCGCAAGTTCACCATTGATGAGCTCATTTATGGTCTATATAGCCAAACCATTTTCTTAAATCCCACAAGTTCCTCTCATTCTATGAAATTTTCAACATTCTTAAATTTATGACCACATTGtgcaaaatatgaaaataggcagCCAGGTAAAAGTTTATTGTAAGCATTTTAAAAAATGTAAGATGCCAATTTTGTTGTTGTAATATTACCGCCAAGAACCCAAAAAAAGGACCGTAAGTTCAGCCATGTATTTTGTTCTGTTTTGAAATGTATGGACTTTCAGATTTGGCAACGATTATTGATTCCGGACTGCAATTGAAGAAGCCACTCTATCTAAGCTGTAAATTGAAACCCTCCTATCTTAAGTGTTTGCTTTCTCATCTTCTGAAATCTAATTTAACCATGTTGTTCACCATCAGCATATTGCTCcactcatcaaaatgatgactgGGTTCACTTGCTATTGCTATCCATACTCCTCCCTGCCGTCTTGAAGTCTGCTGCAAAGGAGTGGAGGGAGCTTGCTGCTCAAGAAGGCTACGGACCACTTCTAGTTATCTTCTGTTTGAACAGAGCATAACCCCCACACCATCTATCTTGAAAGAATCCCAGATCCTGTAGAATCCCAAACAATCCACTTCTAGACATCTGGAGTTGGCATAATCAAGGAAGGCTAAACCGGTACCAGCTGGCATTCTGGTTGCCGGTTGGTATGGTACCGTTCCATAccgacaataaaaaaaaaatcccaccaACCAAAActcttaacaaaaaaaaaagggaaagaaatagACCCGAACCAACTGGTTCGGGCTAGGGAAAATAGGGCTGAACCGGACCATTTCCGCACCGGTTTGGCTTGATATGGGCCGAACCGGGCAGTTCGGTCTGGTTCAGCAAACCATGGGCATAATTAATGAAACTTTTCTTTGGGTTGCCATACCAAATGTGTGGCCAACATCCCTGCAGACTAGCTAGTTTTACTCCAAATCTTGCCCCCACccaccccccccccacccccccgccCCCCAAAAACCAAAAAATGGTGAAAGGGGAGAAAAACTTCTAGATTTAGTTAGCTCTGTACTTAAATATGCAGGGTTCAGTTTCCATGCTAAAAGGA
Protein-coding regions in this window:
- the LOC105035269 gene encoding pentatricopeptide repeat-containing protein At5g66520, translated to MDFPTFSFVLSVSEKMAMDAPAMRRERKLGKDAGITGDEGLAELGPFLLRHRKMSDGGAATLALLQSCATLRDLHQVHAQMIKTQHDRSSFLAGKLVAFCSHRNLMDYALSVFAHTLSPGLFARNSIIHGYLQASSPHLALLFFASRPALPPNSHTFPLLFKACAQLHNLLLGKALHGHLLKIGFHSDLHAHTALLYLYASCGQVISARKLFAVSPHGDCIACWNAIISGLVKGGRSKEALELFYELLGMECRHRETPLEADEITIVSALAACTDLGALDSAKWIHEYALKNEVRVNVCVGTALVDAYAKCGSVDLARRVFDEMPERNVMSWTVMIRGLAMFGQGREALALFSKMVSEGGAPDDVTFVGALSACTHSRLVDEGRRIFDSMGKCFNVSPKMEHYGCMVDLLSRVGLLKEALDLIESMPMKPDAALWGSLLSACRRNPSHLELAEYVAGRLMEIEPYNDATYVLLSNIYGYHNRWEDVGRIRTWMKARGISKTPGCSSVELDGVVHEFIVGDKSHPDIEEIHAMVEEIEMKVVEMGHVVDTSEVLLDIEEHEKMNALMLTVRN